In Caldicellulosiruptor obsidiansis OB47, a single window of DNA contains:
- the rsmB gene encoding 16S rRNA (cytosine(967)-C(5))-methyltransferase RsmB: MNTREAAFLTLFEVEKKKFSGMDSLMEKFHQKLKNEKDRALFVELVHGVLRYKNLIDYYINFVTKKGVKDKRILNILRVATYELLFLEKIPEYATVNEACEVASKISPHLKAFVNAILRNIIRNKNQIQESLEKIKDVDYKSYISIKLSYPIFLIDYLEESYGFEKTLKILEFLNTKPPQSIKINTKKTDVKVLIQELDKNGFEYEINFYNQEVIYVLKGNIKETELYKKGYFYFQDLASSLVVKLNQEDFKEARKVIDLCAAPGGKTFNCAEVIDGFVVACDINDHKLDVLRENILRLGFDNIIVAKSDAEVFNPDFAGRFDIVIADLPCTGFGAIRKKPDIKWNKSYQDIENLHELQVRILDNAASYLKRGGLLFYSTCTLGRKENEGTVLKFLDKHKDFSLVSQTTIFPDEFKCDGFYIAKLRKEGEV, from the coding sequence ATTAATACGAGAGAAGCTGCTTTTTTGACACTTTTTGAGGTTGAAAAGAAAAAGTTTTCTGGCATGGACTCTTTGATGGAGAAATTCCACCAAAAGTTAAAAAATGAAAAGGACAGGGCTTTGTTTGTTGAGCTGGTTCATGGTGTTTTGAGATACAAAAACCTTATTGATTACTATATTAATTTTGTTACAAAAAAAGGAGTAAAGGATAAAAGGATATTAAACATTTTAAGAGTTGCAACTTACGAACTTCTTTTTCTTGAAAAGATTCCAGAGTATGCAACTGTGAACGAAGCATGTGAGGTTGCAAGTAAAATAAGTCCACATTTGAAAGCTTTCGTGAATGCAATTTTGAGGAATATAATCAGAAACAAAAATCAAATACAAGAGTCATTGGAGAAAATAAAGGATGTGGATTATAAAAGTTATATCTCAATAAAGCTGTCTTATCCAATATTTTTGATAGATTATTTAGAAGAGAGTTATGGATTTGAAAAAACTTTGAAAATTTTAGAATTTTTAAATACAAAACCTCCTCAGAGTATAAAGATTAATACTAAAAAGACGGATGTAAAGGTTTTAATACAAGAGCTTGACAAAAATGGTTTTGAGTATGAAATCAATTTTTACAACCAAGAAGTAATCTACGTTTTGAAGGGCAACATAAAGGAAACAGAGCTTTATAAAAAAGGTTATTTCTATTTTCAGGATTTGGCATCCTCACTTGTGGTGAAGTTAAACCAAGAAGATTTTAAAGAGGCAAGAAAAGTAATAGACCTATGTGCTGCACCAGGTGGAAAGACTTTTAACTGTGCAGAGGTTATAGACGGATTTGTTGTGGCATGTGATATAAACGATCATAAGCTTGACGTTTTGAGAGAAAACATTCTGAGACTGGGATTTGATAATATTATTGTTGCAAAAAGTGACGCTGAGGTCTTTAACCCTGATTTTGCTGGGCGGTTTGACATTGTGATTGCGGACCTTCCATGTACTGGTTTTGGTGCAATCAGGAAAAAGCCTGATATCAAATGGAACAAAAGTTATCAGGATATTGAGAATCTTCATGAGCTACAGGTAAGAATACTTGATAATGCGGCAAGTTACTTAAAAAGAGGAGGACTTCTTTTTTATTCCACATGCACGCTTGGAAGAAAAGAAAATGAAGGGACAGTTTTAAAGTTTTTAGATAAACACAAAGATTTTTCATTGGTATCCCAAACAACCATTTTCCCTGACGAGTTTAAATGTGATGGATTTTATATAGCTAAACTAAGGAAAGAGGGCGAAGTATAA
- a CDS encoding zinc metallopeptidase, which produces MLYYFDPLYLVFAIPAFLISLIAQMRVQIVFSKYSRVRTFSGLTGAEVAKNILWSNGIYDVRVEYVPGLLTDHYDPRFRVLRLSQGVFDSNSVAAIGVAAHEAGHAIQHYQKYPWLVLRTAMVPVVNIGSNLAFPLILIGLLLKNGDIFINLGILLFSLAVMFTLITLPVELNASKRAVDALKVAGVILPDEEIAIKKVLGAAAMTYVAAVSVAILQLLYYLSLVQRRRDD; this is translated from the coding sequence GTGTTATACTATTTTGATCCTTTGTATCTTGTGTTTGCTATTCCTGCATTTTTGATATCTCTAATAGCACAGATGAGAGTACAAATAGTTTTTTCAAAATATTCCAGAGTCAGAACATTTTCAGGGCTGACAGGTGCCGAGGTTGCCAAAAATATATTGTGGTCTAACGGTATTTATGATGTCAGAGTAGAGTATGTACCAGGACTTTTGACAGACCATTACGACCCGCGATTTAGAGTGCTCAGACTATCACAGGGTGTTTTTGATTCCAATTCTGTTGCTGCAATTGGAGTTGCTGCACATGAGGCAGGGCATGCTATTCAGCACTACCAAAAATATCCGTGGCTTGTTCTTAGAACTGCCATGGTACCTGTTGTGAATATAGGATCAAATTTGGCTTTTCCGCTCATTTTGATAGGGCTTTTGCTGAAGAATGGAGATATATTTATAAATCTTGGAATTTTGCTTTTTAGTTTAGCAGTTATGTTTACCTTAATTACGCTGCCTGTTGAATTGAATGCGAGCAAAAGAGCTGTGGATGCGTTAAAAGTAGCAGGGGTTATCCTTCCTGATGAAGAAATAGCAATAAAGAAAGTGCTTGGAGCGGCTGCTATGACATATGTTGCAGCGGTATCTGTTGCTATACTTCAGCTTTTATATTATCTTAGCTTAGTTCAACGAAGAAGGGATGATTAA
- the fmt gene encoding methionyl-tRNA formyltransferase: protein MGTPDFAVDILQKLIQEPFVNLKLVVTQPDKPVGRKRILTAPAVKEFAQKIGIEVVQPEKLKNNEEFFELLKEINPDTIVVVAYGKILPKEVLEIPKHGCINVHASLLPEYRGAAPIQRALMDGKEYTGITIMKMDEGLDTGDILLQKEVEIENDDDILTLSKKLAEVGGKLLVETLKNIENITPVKQDHSRATYAPPIKKEEGKIDWDMCAKEIYNRFRALKIWPGIFTTFKEKLLKIHDMEIAQYNINSNVPNGTVVEIDDSSIIIKVRDGLIRLKLLQLEGGKKIGARDFVNGYKIKRGDVLA from the coding sequence ATGGGAACACCGGATTTTGCAGTTGATATTTTGCAAAAACTGATTCAAGAGCCTTTTGTCAATTTAAAACTTGTTGTGACCCAACCTGACAAACCTGTTGGGAGAAAAAGAATATTAACAGCACCAGCTGTCAAGGAGTTTGCTCAAAAGATTGGAATAGAAGTTGTTCAACCTGAAAAGCTAAAGAATAACGAGGAGTTTTTTGAACTTCTAAAAGAGATAAATCCTGATACAATCGTAGTTGTTGCATATGGGAAAATTCTTCCCAAAGAAGTACTTGAGATACCCAAGCATGGCTGCATAAATGTTCATGCTTCCCTTTTACCAGAGTACAGAGGAGCTGCGCCAATTCAAAGAGCGCTTATGGATGGCAAGGAATATACAGGTATTACCATTATGAAAATGGACGAGGGATTAGACACAGGAGATATTCTTCTTCAAAAAGAAGTTGAAATTGAAAATGATGATGACATTTTGACACTTTCAAAAAAGCTTGCAGAAGTAGGTGGCAAACTTTTAGTTGAAACTTTGAAAAATATTGAAAATATAACTCCTGTAAAACAGGATCACAGCAGAGCAACATATGCACCTCCTATAAAAAAGGAAGAAGGAAAGATTGACTGGGATATGTGTGCAAAGGAAATTTATAACAGATTCAGAGCTCTTAAGATATGGCCTGGGATTTTTACAACTTTCAAAGAAAAACTTTTAAAAATTCATGATATGGAAATTGCTCAATACAATATCAATAGTAATGTACCAAATGGTACTGTGGTTGAGATAGATGACAGCAGCATTATAATAAAAGTTAGAGATGGACTGATAAGACTTAAACTTCTTCAGCTTGAGGGTGGGAAAAAGATTGGTGCAAGAGACTTTGTCAATGGGTATAAAATAAAAAGAGGAGATGTTTTAGCCTAA
- the def gene encoding peptide deformylase encodes MALRKIKIYEDEILRKRSKIVEKFDQRLHQLLDDMKDTMYEANGIGLAAPQVGVLKRAVVIDIGEGAIELVNPQIEYSEGSVVDVEGCLSVPNVWGEVERPQKVVVNAQDRFGNEFRLEAEGLLARAVCHEIDHLDGILFVDKVIRFVSEEEIEQRRSRGDKMDLE; translated from the coding sequence ATGGCACTGAGAAAGATAAAAATATATGAAGATGAGATACTGCGCAAAAGATCAAAGATTGTTGAGAAATTTGATCAGAGACTTCATCAACTTCTTGACGATATGAAAGACACCATGTATGAGGCAAACGGCATTGGACTTGCAGCGCCCCAGGTGGGAGTACTCAAAAGAGCGGTTGTGATTGATATAGGAGAAGGCGCAATTGAACTTGTCAATCCACAGATAGAATACAGTGAAGGAAGTGTTGTAGATGTAGAGGGGTGTCTTTCTGTTCCAAATGTGTGGGGCGAGGTTGAAAGACCTCAGAAAGTGGTAGTAAATGCTCAAGATAGGTTTGGGAATGAGTTTAGGCTCGAAGCAGAGGGACTTTTAGCAAGGGCGGTGTGTCATGAGATAGATCATCTTGATGGTATTTTGTTTGTTGACAAGGTTATACGATTTGTATCTGAAGAGGAGATCGAGCAAAGGCGCTCAAGAGGCGATAAGATGGATTTAGAATAA
- the priA gene encoding replication restart helicase PriA has translation MIAQVCINYHDANVDKVFDYLVPTHLENSVEIGKRVYVNFGVSNRIVEGLVVGIKQTTDIEENKIKSVLAVIDKFSVVSKEQIELAFSMKNYYALNLGEALSLVIPPFVSSKQIYNICAKKHEENRDLDDDLKKLYESILKKPVSVNSKLVKENKEKIIKLFLKGLLEFDLKNFDIKEDSEKKLPLVEPDYNLTEEQHKALNSIISAFDEGGYRNILLFGVTGSGKTEVYIRTIQYAIEKGKSVIFMVPEISLTPQMIENVQSRIGNKVLVYHSKMKSIDRLNSWLTARNKEAVVVIGPRSAVFAPVKNLGLIIVDEEHEPSYKSEKSPRINAVEVAQMRAKINNIPIILGSATPSIEHYFYAQKGRYFLCMLKNRINKNLPEVLIVDMKKEILEGNKSIFSRLLLSEIENNLKKGEQILLFLNRRGYSPIVICRECGYVFMCKNCSISLTYHKEGYLKCHYCGYKEEYRGVCTKCNSRYVRQYGSGTQKIEEEIKAYFKDARVLRMDSDTTSKKDATEQILKKFREKEADILVGTQMIAKGLHFPDLTLVGVIDADILLNMPDFRSRERTFQLLTQVAGRSGREKPGKVIIQSFNPEEYSIVFASKHDYESFYVQEMKLRKMMEYPPYSYVVNFVTVAREQNIAKRGIEHVYAILKEYEKENDMKIYGPSENPIFKVENQYRYHILVKFKRAGQMICIANLIKERYNYNNASLIIDVNPLDTL, from the coding sequence ATGATAGCTCAGGTTTGTATCAACTACCATGATGCTAATGTTGATAAGGTGTTTGATTATTTGGTACCAACACATCTTGAAAATAGCGTTGAGATAGGGAAGAGAGTATATGTCAACTTTGGAGTTTCAAACAGAATAGTTGAAGGGCTTGTTGTTGGGATAAAGCAAACTACTGATATAGAGGAAAATAAGATCAAGAGTGTACTTGCTGTAATTGATAAGTTTTCAGTTGTTTCAAAGGAACAGATAGAACTTGCTTTTTCAATGAAGAATTACTATGCGCTAAATCTGGGCGAGGCTTTGTCGCTTGTTATACCTCCTTTTGTGAGTAGCAAACAGATATATAATATCTGTGCAAAAAAGCATGAAGAAAATAGGGACCTGGATGATGATTTAAAAAAGTTGTATGAAAGTATTTTGAAAAAACCGGTAAGCGTAAATTCAAAACTTGTGAAGGAGAATAAAGAAAAAATAATAAAGCTCTTTTTAAAAGGGCTTTTGGAGTTTGATTTGAAGAATTTTGATATAAAAGAAGATAGTGAAAAAAAATTGCCATTGGTAGAACCTGATTATAATTTAACTGAAGAACAGCACAAAGCACTAAATAGTATAATCTCTGCGTTTGATGAAGGAGGATACAGAAATATTCTCTTATTTGGAGTCACAGGAAGTGGAAAAACAGAGGTTTATATAAGAACGATACAATATGCAATTGAAAAAGGCAAGAGTGTCATATTCATGGTGCCAGAAATATCACTCACACCACAGATGATAGAAAATGTTCAAAGCAGAATAGGCAACAAGGTTTTAGTATATCACAGCAAAATGAAAAGTATAGACAGGCTAAATAGCTGGCTTACTGCCAGAAACAAAGAGGCGGTTGTGGTGATTGGTCCGCGATCAGCAGTTTTTGCCCCTGTCAAGAACCTTGGTCTTATAATTGTTGATGAGGAGCATGAACCAAGCTATAAATCTGAAAAATCGCCGCGGATAAATGCTGTTGAGGTTGCCCAGATGAGGGCTAAGATAAATAATATACCCATTATACTTGGCTCTGCAACTCCATCTATTGAGCATTATTTTTATGCACAAAAAGGAAGATATTTCCTTTGTATGTTGAAAAATAGAATAAACAAGAATCTGCCAGAAGTTTTGATTGTTGATATGAAAAAAGAAATCTTAGAAGGTAACAAGTCCATTTTTAGCAGGCTTTTACTTAGTGAAATAGAGAACAACTTGAAAAAAGGAGAGCAGATTCTCCTTTTTTTAAACAGGAGAGGTTATTCTCCAATTGTTATATGCCGTGAGTGCGGCTATGTTTTTATGTGCAAAAATTGTAGTATTTCACTTACATACCACAAAGAGGGATATTTAAAATGTCACTATTGCGGGTATAAAGAGGAATATAGGGGTGTGTGTACAAAATGTAACAGCAGGTATGTCAGACAATATGGTAGTGGTACCCAGAAGATAGAGGAAGAGATAAAAGCGTATTTTAAAGATGCAAGGGTTTTGCGTATGGACAGTGATACAACTTCAAAAAAAGATGCGACAGAACAGATTTTGAAAAAGTTCAGGGAAAAAGAGGCAGATATTCTTGTTGGTACGCAGATGATTGCAAAAGGTTTGCACTTTCCTGACTTGACCTTGGTGGGTGTGATAGATGCAGATATTCTTTTGAACATGCCAGATTTCAGGAGCAGAGAAAGAACATTTCAACTTCTTACACAGGTTGCAGGAAGGTCTGGCAGGGAAAAGCCAGGAAAAGTTATAATTCAGTCTTTTAACCCTGAAGAATATAGCATTGTGTTTGCTTCAAAGCACGACTATGAAAGCTTTTATGTCCAGGAAATGAAACTGAGAAAAATGATGGAATATCCACCGTATTCTTATGTAGTCAACTTTGTTACAGTAGCAAGGGAACAAAACATAGCAAAAAGAGGAATAGAACATGTATATGCTATTCTCAAGGAGTATGAAAAGGAAAATGACATGAAGATTTATGGTCCAAGTGAAAATCCTATCTTTAAAGTAGAAAATCAGTACAGGTATCACATACTGGTGAAGTTTAAAAGGGCTGGGCAAATGATTTGTATAGCAAATCTAATCAAAGAAAGATATAATTATAATAATGCATCGCTTATCATCGATGTAAATCCTTTAGATACACTTTAA
- the coaBC gene encoding bifunctional phosphopantothenoylcysteine decarboxylase/phosphopantothenate--cysteine ligase CoaBC, which yields MRLKNKNILIGVCGGIAAYKVCELIRLLKKNEANVKVIMTENAQKFITPLTLQTLSQNKVYTDTFESEYSYDIEHISLTTWADILVVVPATANIIGKFANGIADDLLTTTFLAFDKPVLIVPAMNSNMFENAIVQQNIQKLKLVGINFVQPESGFLACGVYGKGRYPENQKILIEIEKLLCSQDLAGKKVLITAGPTREYLDPIRFISNRSSGKMGYALAEEAYKRGAKVTVISGPVNINTYADIEIINVQTAFQMYHKVKDIYMQYDILIFSAAVADYRPKSVSENKIKKENRDELAIELVKNPDILKFVGDNKKPGQIIVGFSAETENVIENSQEKLKTKNADLIVANNVLEEGAGFDVDTNIVTLISKEKIENLPKMSKSEVAERIFDHVLTYLCKM from the coding sequence ATGAGGTTAAAAAATAAAAACATATTAATAGGAGTATGCGGTGGGATAGCAGCATACAAGGTATGCGAGCTTATAAGACTTTTAAAGAAAAATGAAGCAAACGTAAAGGTAATAATGACAGAAAATGCCCAAAAGTTCATAACTCCTTTGACACTGCAAACTCTTTCCCAAAATAAGGTTTATACAGATACTTTTGAAAGCGAGTATTCGTATGATATAGAACATATCTCTCTTACAACATGGGCAGATATTCTTGTGGTGGTTCCTGCAACTGCAAATATAATTGGGAAATTTGCAAATGGTATTGCTGATGATTTGCTGACCACAACGTTTTTAGCATTTGACAAACCTGTGCTGATTGTGCCTGCAATGAATTCGAACATGTTCGAAAATGCTATTGTTCAGCAGAATATTCAAAAGCTTAAATTGGTTGGGATAAACTTTGTACAGCCTGAATCAGGGTTTTTGGCTTGCGGTGTGTATGGCAAGGGAAGATATCCAGAAAATCAAAAGATATTGATTGAGATAGAAAAGCTTCTCTGCAGTCAAGACTTGGCAGGAAAGAAAGTTCTCATTACTGCAGGACCTACGAGGGAATATTTAGACCCCATCAGGTTTATTTCAAACAGGTCATCTGGCAAAATGGGTTATGCCTTAGCTGAAGAGGCATACAAAAGAGGGGCTAAAGTAACTGTTATCTCAGGACCAGTAAATATAAATACCTATGCTGATATAGAGATTATAAACGTACAGACTGCTTTTCAGATGTATCACAAGGTAAAAGATATTTATATGCAGTATGATATACTAATCTTTTCTGCAGCTGTGGCAGACTATAGACCTAAGTCTGTAAGTGAAAATAAGATTAAAAAAGAAAACAGGGATGAACTTGCTATTGAACTTGTTAAAAATCCAGATATTCTGAAGTTTGTAGGAGATAATAAAAAGCCGGGGCAAATAATTGTTGGGTTTTCTGCCGAAACAGAAAATGTTATAGAGAATTCTCAAGAAAAATTAAAAACAAAAAATGCTGATTTGATTGTTGCAAACAATGTGCTTGAAGAAGGGGCAGGGTTTGACGTTGACACAAACATTGTGACACTCATATCAAAAGAAAAGATAGAAAATCTTCCGAAAATGAGCAAAAGTGAAGTTGCTGAAAGAATTTTTGACCATGTATTGACTTACCTCTGCAAAATGTAG
- the rpoZ gene encoding DNA-directed RNA polymerase subunit omega: MLLRPGLDELLKYVDNKYTLSVLVAKRARQLLQQAQKKVDITNFNSDKYVTMAVNEVASGKISYKYVKPVKKNEVKK; the protein is encoded by the coding sequence ATGCTTTTGCGACCAGGGCTTGATGAGCTTTTAAAGTATGTGGACAATAAATACACACTTTCTGTACTTGTTGCAAAAAGAGCAAGACAACTTCTTCAGCAGGCACAAAAAAAGGTTGACATTACCAATTTTAACTCTGACAAGTATGTTACAATGGCAGTAAATGAAGTTGCTTCTGGGAAGATTTCTTACAAATACGTGAAGCCGGTGAAAAAGAATGAGGTTAAAAAATAA
- the gmk gene encoding guanylate kinase, with product MRNGLLIVISGPAGTGKGTVVGKLLEKNPNIKLSISKTTRKPRPGEKEGMNYFFVSREQFEEEIKNERFLEYAEYNNNYYGTPKDFVFETLEKGFDVILEIETKGALQIKKVFSDAVLIFLLPPSIEELYKRLVKRGTESEDEIKARLEIAKNEIKLVPEYDYCVINDNVDDATEKIQKIIEVEKLKSRRFDIQRFLKE from the coding sequence ATGAGAAATGGACTTTTGATTGTAATATCAGGGCCTGCAGGAACTGGAAAGGGTACAGTTGTTGGAAAGCTTCTTGAGAAAAATCCTAATATCAAGCTTTCAATCTCCAAGACGACCAGAAAACCACGGCCAGGGGAAAAAGAAGGCATGAATTATTTTTTTGTCTCGCGCGAGCAATTTGAAGAAGAGATTAAAAACGAAAGGTTTTTAGAATATGCTGAATATAACAACAACTATTATGGTACGCCCAAAGACTTTGTCTTTGAAACATTGGAAAAAGGTTTTGATGTAATTTTGGAGATTGAGACAAAAGGAGCACTTCAGATTAAAAAAGTATTTTCGGATGCAGTACTGATATTTTTACTGCCCCCATCCATAGAAGAGCTTTACAAAAGACTTGTAAAAAGAGGTACCGAGTCTGAAGATGAAATCAAGGCAAGACTTGAGATTGCCAAGAACGAGATAAAACTTGTGCCTGAGTATGACTATTGTGTTATAAATGACAATGTGGATGATGCTACTGAAAAGATACAAAAGATTATTGAAGTTGAAAAGCTAAAGAGTAGGAGATTTGATATACAAAGATTTTTGAAGGAGTGA
- the remA gene encoding extracellular matrix/biofilm regulator RemA, which yields MKLINIGFGNIVSANRLIAIVSPDSAPIKRIIQEARERGMLIDATYGRRTRAVIITDADYVILSSVQPETVAHRIIEPEEEFEEEDIEVEDEDDKK from the coding sequence ATAAAACTTATTAACATAGGGTTTGGTAACATAGTTTCAGCAAACAGGCTGATAGCAATAGTCAGTCCTGATTCAGCACCTATAAAAAGAATAATCCAGGAAGCAAGAGAAAGAGGTATGCTGATTGATGCCACATATGGTAGAAGAACGAGAGCGGTAATAATAACTGATGCTGATTATGTAATACTTTCTTCTGTTCAGCCAGAGACTGTAGCACACAGAATTATAGAACCAGAAGAAGAGTTTGAAGAAGAAGATATTGAAGTTGAAGATGAGGATGATAAAAAATGA
- a CDS encoding YicC/YloC family endoribonuclease, whose product MIKSMTGYGGCKRIINEREYSVDIRSVNHRYLEMNLKMPKEFIKFENEIKNMVSQYICRGKVDIYINFKSFSEKDYRIIPNIGIMKQYLEAINRIRENFSEIQDDFSLSTFIKLPDALVIETEELDLGTVKSELLDCVEEALQNLDKMRKTEGENLKKDILMRLENIKALVRRIEEYSKDLVENYREKLYKRVSEYFDLKNIDENRLMLEITLFADKSDITEELVRLKSHISQFRECLEAGGSVGKKLDFIVQEMNRETNTIGAKATIFEISQCVVSLKDELEKIREQVQNIE is encoded by the coding sequence ATGATTAAAAGTATGACAGGCTACGGTGGATGTAAAAGAATAATAAATGAGAGAGAGTACAGCGTGGACATAAGAAGTGTAAACCACAGATATTTGGAAATGAACTTGAAGATGCCTAAAGAATTTATCAAATTTGAAAATGAGATAAAAAATATGGTTTCGCAATATATTTGCCGTGGAAAGGTTGATATATATATTAATTTTAAAAGCTTCAGTGAAAAAGATTATAGGATTATTCCTAACATAGGGATAATGAAGCAGTACTTGGAAGCAATAAATAGGATTAGAGAAAACTTTTCAGAAATTCAAGACGATTTTAGTCTTTCGACTTTCATAAAACTTCCAGATGCTCTTGTGATTGAGACTGAAGAACTTGACCTTGGTACTGTTAAGTCTGAGCTTTTGGATTGTGTTGAAGAGGCACTTCAGAATTTAGATAAAATGAGAAAAACAGAAGGTGAAAATCTTAAAAAGGATATTCTGATGAGATTAGAAAACATTAAAGCTTTGGTGAGGAGAATAGAAGAGTATTCAAAGGATTTGGTTGAAAATTACAGAGAAAAACTTTACAAACGGGTAAGTGAATATTTCGATTTAAAGAACATTGATGAAAACAGACTTATGCTGGAGATAACTCTATTTGCTGACAAAAGCGATATAACAGAAGAGCTTGTGAGACTAAAAAGTCATATAAGTCAGTTTAGAGAGTGTTTAGAAGCTGGAGGAAGTGTGGGCAAAAAACTTGACTTTATAGTTCAAGAGATGAACAGAGAGACAAATACAATTGGTGCCAAAGCTACTATTTTTGAAATCTCCCAATGTGTTGTAAGTCTTAAAGATGAGCTTGAAAAAATTCGTGAACAAGTTCAAAATATTGAATAG
- a CDS encoding hydantoinase/oxoprolinase family protein: MIIGLDVGGTTIDTVAIENGKVVAFKKFERGRSLIDSVLESLNQFISKEMISNLERITLSTTVTTNAIVQNNLDKVGMIIENGIGANPEFLMCGDMNFFADGYINNRGIEVKSLNIESVKNALQSFKQEGIENLGIVGKFSVRNSQHELAVYEAAKEYNFKFVSVGYKLSGKLNFPRRVFSTYLNCAVYSTFNMFYKSILTFSQERKIPLEKIFIQKPDGGIINLYDIEGFPIFSVISGPAASAQGGFVLSNSVKNAIIIDIGGTTTDIAFLSNGNLVLELYGAKIGKYPTLVRAIYSRSVGLGAESIVKIVDDTIKIGPKTKRWYEQDKNEFATLHDVLQFSSSYRENPVNARLKSLSSQLNMSQEDFCKLVISRAVSMIEEKIKEGIEYINNLPVYTINKLLYGEKFAPQKIILIGGPAELLKPHLENELKIKVEVPKHYMVANAIGCAIGSISKEYNLVADTIQGKMVIPELNIYQSIPADFTIDQAKKVLIEKVLECREAKNQDDVEIVDESSFNMIRSFRFCGRMIRIKAQLKPKLLNLRD; this comes from the coding sequence ATGATAATAGGCCTTGATGTTGGTGGTACAACCATCGACACAGTGGCAATAGAAAATGGAAAGGTTGTTGCATTTAAAAAATTCGAACGTGGTAGAAGCTTAATAGACTCTGTGTTAGAAAGTTTAAACCAGTTTATATCTAAAGAGATGATTTCGAACCTCGAAAGAATAACACTCAGCACAACCGTCACCACTAACGCAATAGTTCAAAATAATTTAGATAAAGTGGGAATGATAATAGAAAACGGTATTGGAGCAAATCCTGAATTTTTGATGTGCGGCGACATGAATTTCTTTGCAGATGGATATATAAATAACAGAGGCATAGAGGTAAAATCACTAAATATCGAAAGCGTAAAGAACGCTTTGCAAAGCTTTAAACAAGAAGGTATAGAAAACTTGGGCATTGTTGGCAAGTTCTCTGTTCGAAATTCACAGCATGAACTTGCTGTATATGAAGCAGCTAAAGAATACAACTTTAAATTTGTGTCAGTTGGCTACAAACTTTCTGGCAAACTCAACTTTCCCCGAAGAGTTTTTTCCACATACTTGAACTGTGCAGTCTACAGTACATTTAACATGTTCTATAAAAGTATTTTAACATTTTCACAAGAAAGAAAAATTCCTCTTGAAAAGATATTTATTCAAAAGCCAGATGGCGGTATTATAAATTTGTATGATATTGAAGGTTTCCCAATATTCTCTGTTATCTCAGGTCCAGCTGCATCCGCTCAAGGTGGATTTGTTCTATCAAATTCTGTGAAAAATGCAATCATAATTGACATTGGTGGAACAACAACTGACATTGCGTTCTTGTCAAACGGCAATCTTGTTCTTGAACTATATGGAGCAAAAATCGGAAAGTATCCTACACTAGTAAGAGCAATATATTCACGATCTGTAGGGCTGGGGGCAGAAAGTATTGTTAAAATAGTAGATGATACAATTAAGATAGGACCTAAAACAAAAAGATGGTATGAACAGGACAAAAATGAGTTTGCTACTTTGCATGATGTTCTTCAATTTTCAAGTTCATACCGTGAAAATCCTGTAAATGCTCGTTTAAAGTCTTTATCTTCTCAGCTGAATATGAGCCAAGAAGACTTTTGTAAATTGGTGATAAGCAGGGCAGTTTCGATGATAGAAGAAAAAATCAAAGAGGGAATTGAGTACATTAATAATCTTCCAGTTTATACTATAAATAAACTCTTGTACGGAGAGAAATTCGCACCTCAGAAGATAATTCTAATTGGTGGACCGGCAGAACTTTTAAAACCTCATTTAGAGAACGAGCTTAAAATAAAAGTTGAAGTCCCAAAACATTACATGGTTGCAAACGCAATTGGTTGTGCGATTGGCTCAATCTCAAAAGAGTACAACTTAGTTGCAGACACTATCCAGGGCAAGATGGTAATCCCAGAGCTAAATATATATCAAAGTATTCCTGCAGATTTTACTATTGACCAGGCAAAGAAGGTTTTAATTGAAAAGGTCTTAGAGTGCAGAGAAGCTAAAAATCAAGACGATGTAGAGATTGTGGATGAAAGTTCTTTTAACATGATAAGAAGTTTTAGATTCTGCGGAAGAATGATTAGAATTAAAGCCCAGTTAAAACCAAAGCTTTTAAATTTGAGAGATTGA